The Candidatus Nanosynbacter lyticus genome window below encodes:
- the ligA gene encoding NAD-dependent DNA ligase LigA, translating to MTARQLDRQAAEQRIVKLRDLINDYRYHYHVLDESIMSEVAADSLKHELSQLEEQFPELITPDSPTQRVAGKALSKFTKVQHQTRMISLQDVFDREEVAAWIERMHKVRSDITEEFLCDIKMDGLACALIYEDGVLTRAVTRGDGLVGEDVTMNVRTIQNVPLTLRANQRFAHFLRGRTEIRGEIVMHKEDFAALNQRRRAAGQPEFANPRNLAAGTIRQLDPKLVAERPLNFVGYDIIRDNLEDTPTIAFGYQMMNELGITTSRQTQIVYGLDEVMSYINHLDEVRQSLQFNTDGAVIKLNDRRQFAELGIVGKTPRAAVAYKFAAEEATTIVRDIVISIGRTGAATPVAVFDPVVVAGTTVQHASLHNADEIARLDVRRGDTVVIFKAGDIIPQVQTVLKELRPADAKPIDYPAELARQYPELAFVRPAGEAVYRVKGLSGPLILKRALAHFASKGALDIDTLGEKNVEALVEAGLVNDLADIYRLTKDDLLQLERFADISAQKLIDAIAAKKQPALERFLFGLGIRHVGAQTAIDLANKFESIEKLLMATIDELREVDGVGEIVAESIVAWFADEDNVTLLEKFADLGVAPQFSQKSDRLAGQSFVITGTLQSMGRDAAAEKIRNLGGTFQTSVGKDTTYLVAGGKVGASKLKKAEQYGTKIIDEQELMRMLQE from the coding sequence ATGACAGCGCGCCAGCTTGATCGGCAGGCGGCCGAGCAACGAATTGTCAAACTGCGAGATCTGATCAATGATTATCGCTATCATTATCACGTGCTTGATGAATCGATCATGAGCGAGGTGGCGGCTGATAGCCTGAAACATGAATTGTCGCAGCTAGAAGAGCAGTTTCCTGAACTCATCACGCCAGACAGCCCAACCCAGCGAGTGGCAGGAAAAGCGCTCAGTAAATTTACCAAGGTCCAGCATCAAACGCGGATGATTTCACTGCAGGACGTGTTTGACCGAGAAGAAGTTGCGGCGTGGATAGAGCGTATGCACAAAGTGCGTAGCGACATCACTGAAGAATTTTTGTGTGATATCAAGATGGATGGCCTGGCCTGTGCGCTGATTTATGAAGACGGTGTGCTGACGCGGGCCGTGACGCGCGGCGACGGATTGGTTGGTGAAGATGTGACCATGAATGTGCGGACGATTCAGAATGTGCCGCTGACACTGCGCGCCAACCAGCGATTTGCTCATTTTTTGCGCGGTCGAACGGAGATTCGTGGTGAAATCGTGATGCACAAAGAGGACTTTGCAGCCTTAAATCAGCGTCGGCGAGCGGCCGGTCAGCCAGAATTTGCTAATCCGCGTAATCTAGCAGCAGGAACGATTCGTCAGCTTGACCCAAAACTGGTGGCTGAGCGTCCGCTCAATTTTGTTGGCTATGACATCATTCGTGACAACCTTGAGGACACGCCAACAATTGCCTTTGGCTACCAGATGATGAATGAGCTGGGCATCACCACCAGTCGGCAGACGCAAATCGTCTATGGTCTGGACGAGGTGATGAGTTATATTAACCACCTTGATGAAGTGCGTCAATCGCTCCAGTTTAACACCGACGGAGCAGTCATCAAGCTCAATGACCGGCGGCAGTTTGCCGAGCTGGGCATTGTTGGCAAGACACCACGAGCGGCAGTAGCGTATAAATTTGCCGCCGAAGAAGCTACGACCATCGTCCGTGATATTGTCATTTCCATCGGTCGAACCGGTGCGGCCACGCCAGTAGCGGTGTTTGACCCAGTGGTAGTGGCCGGTACGACGGTGCAGCACGCCAGTCTGCATAATGCTGATGAAATTGCCCGGCTGGATGTGCGCCGCGGTGATACGGTGGTGATTTTCAAGGCCGGCGACATCATCCCGCAGGTGCAAACTGTGCTAAAAGAATTGCGGCCGGCAGACGCTAAACCAATTGATTATCCGGCAGAGCTGGCGCGCCAATATCCAGAACTAGCATTTGTGCGGCCGGCAGGCGAGGCGGTGTACCGCGTTAAAGGTTTGAGTGGTCCGCTGATTTTGAAGCGAGCCTTGGCGCACTTTGCGTCTAAAGGCGCGCTGGACATCGACACATTGGGCGAGAAAAATGTCGAGGCGCTGGTAGAAGCTGGGCTGGTTAATGATTTGGCAGATATCTACCGTCTGACGAAAGACGATTTGCTGCAGTTAGAGCGTTTCGCTGATATTTCCGCGCAAAAGCTCATTGATGCCATTGCTGCCAAGAAACAGCCAGCCTTGGAGCGATTCTTATTTGGGCTTGGTATTCGGCATGTTGGCGCGCAGACGGCGATTGATCTCGCTAATAAGTTTGAGAGTATCGAAAAGTTACTGATGGCGACCATTGATGAGCTGCGCGAAGTAGACGGAGTGGGTGAGATTGTCGCCGAGTCAATCGTGGCATGGTTTGCTGATGAAGATAATGTGACGCTGCTCGAAAAATTTGCTGACTTGGGTGTGGCGCCGCAGTTTAGTCAAAAATCCGACCGACTAGCTGGTCAAAGTTTTGTCATCACCGGCACGCTGCAGTCAATGGGCCGTGACGCCGCTGCTGAAAAAATCCGCAATCTCGGCGGTACCTTCCAAACTTCAGTCGGCAAAGACACCACCTACCTGGTTGCCGGCGGTAAAGTTGGCGCCAGCAAGCTAAAAAAAGCTGAGCAATATGGTACCAAAATTATCGACGAGCAGGAACTGATGCGTATGCTACAAGAATAA